Proteins encoded together in one Impatiens glandulifera chromosome 1, dImpGla2.1, whole genome shotgun sequence window:
- the LOC124921973 gene encoding LEAF RUST 10 DISEASE-RESISTANCE LOCUS RECEPTOR-LIKE PROTEIN KINASE-like 1.5 — MPPPPATAAAITFLFLLLLCRLSSSLPLLHNCSQLTNKSPCPPFSSSPPYPFSYFSGCGHPSFQIQCSSPHSTIVINNLTFSVLSYNVNSSSLRLSPQTEDESSNCPSPLHPITLTSPFRVSESFCSRLSVVKPCKPTILPNCSHCPWGCKLVKNPIHLFNKCVTTRHHGLDDEEEEEGCQSDVLGHLDNFLRIGVDFVWDEDNEDDGYFTVCRDCQAKNGVCGFNSSDPEKKFICFHSITSNSIVKEHGPNRIAVLSTIFVFMCLLVIVFIVSTILGSIKRNSFSGAGNEDPAILYLQRHRSANLLPPVFSYDELESSTNRFDPNRKIGDGGFGSVYLGQLTDGRIVAVKYLHKHYPAAGKAFSMKSFCNEILILSSISHSNLVKLHGYCSDPRGLLLVHEYIPNGTLADHLHGRTSFKRKGYSLSWQIRVDIASQIAMAIEYLHFTVVPPIVHRDITSSNIFVEKDMKIKVGDFGLSRLLILPDKNSTQSGGGEGGGGCVWTGPQGTPGYLDPDYHRSFRLTEKSDIYSFGVILFELITGMKAVDQNREKREMALADMVVSRIQMGLLEQVVDPSLMAEWESTVEIGVAAMAELAFRCVAVDKDDRPDAREIVAELRRIRSRGRGVCGGVGVSRASSNSSSVVVPEL, encoded by the coding sequence ATGCCTCCACCTCCGGCCACCGCCGCCGCCATCACGTTTCTGTTCCTTCTACTCCTCTGCCGCCTCTCTTCTTCACTACCGTTGCTCCATAACTGTTCACAGCTGACCAACAAATCCCCATGTCCACCTTTCTCCTCTTCTCCCCCTTACCCATTTTCCTATTTCTCCGGCTGCGGACACCCTTCTTTTCAGATTCAATGTTCGTCTCCTCATTCCACCATCGTCATCAACAATCTCACTTTCTCTGTTCTATCCTACAATGTCAATTCCTCCTCCCTTCGACTCTCACCTCAAACAGAAGATGAATCCTCAAATTGCCCTTCTCCTCTTCACCCCATTACTCTTACTTCCCCTTTTCGTGTCTCCGAAAGCTTCTGTTCACGTCTCTCCGTAGTTAAGCCGTGTAAACCCACGATTCTCCCTAATTGCAGTCACTGTCCATGGGGATGTAAGCTTGTAAAGAACCCGATCCACCTCTTCAACAAGTGTGTAACCACGCGCCACCATGGAttagatgatgaagaagaagaagaaggttgtCAATCTGATGTACTCGGACATCTCGATAATTTCTTAAGGATTGGGGTCGATTTTGTTTGGGATGAAGATAACGAAGATGATGGTTATTTCACTGTTTGCAGAGATTGTCAGGCTAAAAATGGTGTCTGTGGGTTTAACTCATCTGACCCAGAAAAGAAATTCATCTGTTTCCACTCGATTACTTCGAATTCGATTGTTAAAGAACATGGTCCTAATCGAATCGCGGTATTGAGTACTATATTTGTTTTCATGTGTTTGTTGGTTATTGTATTCATCGTCTCTACAATTTTGGGTTCGATAAAAAGAAATTCATTTTCCGGTGCCGGAAATGAAGACCCAGCTATTCTCTACCTCCAACGTCACCGCTCAGCCAATCTCCTACCTCCTGTATTCTCATACGACGAACTTGAATCCTCCACTAATCGATTCGATCCAAATCGCAAGATCGGAGACGGGGGGTTCGGTTCTGTTTACCTAGGTCAGCTTACTGATGGAAGAATAGTCGCCGTAAAGTATCTACATAAACACTATCCAGCCGCCGGTAAGGCGTTCTCGATGAAATCGTTTTGTAACGAGATTCTTATTCTATCATCAATCAGTCATTCAAATTTGGTCAAGCTTCATGGGTATTGCTCCGATCCTAGAGGTTTGTTGTTGGTCCATGAATACATTCCAAACGGGACTCTCGCTGATCATCTTCATGGCCGGACAAGCTTCAAACGCAAAGGGTATTCTCTATCATGGCAGATAAGAGTTGATATTGCTTCACAGATTGCAATGGCGATTGAGTATCTTCATTTCACTGTCGTTCCACCGATTGTCCATCGAGACATCACATCATCGAATATTTTCGTGGAAAAGGATATGAAGATTAAGGTAGGCGATTTCGGGCTTTCAAGACTGTTAATTTTGCCTGATAAAAACTCAACACAGTCAGGgggaggagaaggaggaggtGGGTGTGTTTGGACAGGGCCACAAGGGACGCCAGGATATCTAGATCCAGATTACCATAGATCATTCAGATTAACTGAAAAGAGTGACATATACAGTTTCGGAGTGATCTTGTTCGAGCTGATTACAGGTATGAAAGCAGTGGATCAGAATAGAGAGAAAAGGGAGATGGCGTTGGCGGATATGGTGGTTTCAAGGATTCAAATGGGTCTTTTAGAACAAGTGGTGGATCCTTCTTTAATGGCGGAATGGGAATCGACGGTGGAAATCGGTGTGGCGGCGATGGCGGAATTGGCTTTCCGATGTGTGGCGGTTGATAAAGATGATCGCCCTGACGCTAGGGAGATCGTGGCGGAGCTGCGGCGGATAAGGAGCCGCGGACGCGGCGTTTGCGGTGGCGTTGGCGTTTCGAGGGCGTCGTCGAATTCCTCGAGCGTTGTGGTGCCTGAATTGTAA
- the LOC124924501 gene encoding uncharacterized protein LOC124924501, producing the protein MDDNEVLTTLPRRKRNRTDSNVERHNASNETENIGEKQHRQQEKSALHKNFKEFKKLAPPSFEGQMDPLEAEKWLEEMEMVFEVLECNDKEKVFFAVYQLKGNARDWWKAERMTHEQDITVMSWNKFKDLFYDNYFPTRTRQQKEVEFVKLEQGSMTVSKYRAKFLELAKFAGRWIGDEVGKTRKLVMGLQPRIRQIVVPFQLTTLVEWLKNHY; encoded by the coding sequence ATGGACGATAATGAAGTACTTACGACTCTTCCTCGAAGGAAAAGGAACAGGACTGACTCAAATGTTGAAAGGCATAATGCAAGTAATGAGACAGAGAATATTGGAGAAAAGCAACATCGCCAACAAGAAAAGAGTGCACTGCATAAAAATTTCAAGGAATTCAAAAAGTTGGCTCCACCATCTTTTGAAGGACAGATGGATCCTTTGGAAGCTGAAAAATGGTTGGAGGAGATGGAGATGGTGTTTGAAGTGCTGGAGTGCAATGACAAGGAAAAAGTGTTCTTCGCTGTGTACCAACTGAAGGGCAATGCACGTGATTGGTGGAAAGCGGAGAGGATGACGCATGAGCAAGATATTACAGTTATGTCATGGAATAAGTTTAAAGATTTATTCTATGATAACTATTTCCCCACGAGGACTCGTCAACAAAAGGAGGTGGAGTTTGTAAAACTAGAGCAGGGATCGATGACGGTGTCAAAATATAGAGCCAAGTTTTTAGAACTCGCCAAGTTTGCTGGAAGATGGATCGGAGATGAGGTGGGCAAGACAAGAAAATTAGTGATGGGTTTACAGCCTCGTATCCGACAGATAGTGGTTCCATTTCAACTTACTACTTTAGTGGAATGGTTGAAAAATCATTATTGA